A stretch of Carya illinoinensis cultivar Pawnee chromosome 14, C.illinoinensisPawnee_v1, whole genome shotgun sequence DNA encodes these proteins:
- the LOC122294958 gene encoding chaperonin-like RbcX protein 2, chloroplastic — MVGALSVVGSSVVDSHTSPCLCLDALPSANMNVKSGGDVVCLRNSMTRKHFRKPVSVELSSSFIDSGRELRVSRKALSSIANRSSRKHRKGRRLVIVNEFAGQYEENFEDVKTQILNYFTYKAVRTVLNQLYEMNPTNYRWFYDFVATNKPGDGKRFIRTLVKEKQELAERVMVTRLHLYGKWIKKCNHAEIYQEISDENLELMRERLIETVIWPSDDTSTEKIG; from the exons ATGGTGGGAGCTTTATCTGTTGTGGGTTCGTCTGTGGTTGACTCGCATACTAGCCCTTGTTTGTGTTTGGATGCGCTGCCTTCAGCTAATATGAACGTCAAGAGTGGTGGAGATGTGGTTTGTCTTAGAAATTCAATGACCAGGAAGCATTTCCGGAAACCGGTGTCCGTGGAGTTGAGCAGTTCATTCATTGATTCAGGGCGTGAGTTGAGGGTCTCGAGGAAAGCGCTTTCGAGTATCGCTAATCGGAGTTCGAGGAAGCACCGGAAGGGTAGGAGATTGGTGATCGTCAACGAGTTCGCCGGCCAGTACGAAGAAAATTTTGAGGATGTTAAAACG CAAATCCTCAACTATTTCACATACAAGGCTGTGAGGACTGTTCTTAACCAGCTTTATGAGATGAATCCAACGAATTATAGGTGGTTTTATGA TTTTGTTGCAACAAACAAGCCCGGTGATGGAAAACGTTTCATCCGTACACTTGTAAAG GAGAAGCAAGAGCTTGCTGAGAGAGTCATGGTAACCCGGCTTCACCTATATGGTAAATGGATCAAG AAATGTAATCATGCTGAAATATACCAAGAGATCTCGGATGAAAACTTGGAGTTGATGCGTGAACGTCTCATAGAGACTGTGATATGGCCCTCGGACGACACAAGCACAGAGAAGATTGGCTGA
- the LOC122293469 gene encoding transcription factor MYB46-like, whose protein sequence is MQVTDQPLRMRKPEPSSCSSSSSSSAGKDIINVQNSNNVKLRKGLWSPEEDDKLMNYMLNNGQGCWSDVARNAGLQRCGKSCRLRWINYLRPDLKRGAFSPQEEALIIHLHSLLGNRWSQIAARLPGRTDNEIKNFWNSTVKKRLRNLQSGSPSPNTSDSSSPKHQVMGGLISMQEQAAGIMPMYMDSSSSSSSSMQAMALNQMVDPLHMFQHDLNMSNNIASGYFNAPQYMAQIDLGGDDLPGGNGALGDVDIGFDGEMFVPSLESVGIEEKVETENTYRRAMNNNTFHNTNNNNNINRAENLARVGNCWEVDQELRMGEWDLEELMKDVPSFPLVDFQFSN, encoded by the exons ATGCAGGTCACAGATCAGCCTCTGAGAATGAGGAAGCCAGAGCCCTCCTCctgctcctcctcctcctcctcctcagctgGGAAAGACATAATTAACGTCCAAAATTCCAACAATGTCAAACTTAGGAAAGGCTTGTGGTCACCGGAAGAGGATGACAAGCTCATGAATTATATGCTGAACAATGGCCAAGGTTGTTGGAGTGATGTGGCCAGAAATGCTGGCTTGCAGAGGTGTGGGAAGAGCTGCCGCCTTCGTTGGATTAATTACTTGAGGCCTGACCTTAAGCGTGGCGCATTCTCTCCCCAAGAAGAAGCCCTCATCATCCATTTGCACTCTCTTCTTGGCAACAG GTGGTCTCAAATTGCAGCACGCTTGCCAGGACGAACTGACAATGAAATAAAGAACTTTTGGAATTCAACTGTAAAGAAGAGGCTAAGGAACCTGCAGTCAGGATCACCTTCACCAAACACAAGCGATTCATCGTCGCCAAAACATCAAGTCATGGGAGGGCTCATTTCCATGCAAGAACAAGCTGCTGGCATCATGCCCATGTACATggattcatcatcatcatcatcatcttccatGCAGGCTATGGCCCTAAACCAGATGGTTGATCCATTGCATATGTTCCAGCATGACCTAAACATGTCCAATAATATTGCAAGTGGATACTTTAATGCACCACAATACATGGCTCAAATTGATTTAGGTGGAGATGATCTTCCTGGAGGAAATGGGGCCCTTGGAGATGTTGATATTGGGTTTGATGGGGAAATGTTTGTTCCTTCTTTAGAGAGCGTAGGCATTGAGGAGAAAGTTGAAACAGAAAATACATATAGGAGGGCAATGAATAACAACACCTTCCATAACacgaacaacaacaacaacattaACAGAGCAGAAAACTTAGCTCGGGTTGGAAATTGTTGGGAGGTGGATCAAGAGCTTAGAATGGGGGAATGGGACTTGGAGGagttgatgaaagatgttcccTCCTTTCCTTTAGTTGATTTCCAGTTCAGTAATTGA